Proteins from a genomic interval of Trichoplusia ni isolate ovarian cell line Hi5 chromosome 5 unlocalized genomic scaffold, tn1 tig00002244_group4, whole genome shotgun sequence:
- the LOC113506214 gene encoding sodium/hydrogen exchanger 10-like, with protein ATSTDLVLDVIDALTTWDKWSNVNSSFITATKLLRMLRFLRLCKLARVSVPKIMAYIDRMIDIQLAFGYDVGKGFVTGAQEVCTLLPQLVDNKQIHDMLTTKLDSDRLAVTRQLGLLQRDRPWTAITVKTRQATTSTLNIMILDAMQLKEEGFLDEMEYKLLLNAIQEKIQLCRHKGSLVAPSSPETQLRAVSWLQGNERIAEFFLENSEILNFNINDILISRGDEPKGMYILVSGLLEATYIPPDDEMDEAIPNYEFFTDLKFAEPSQDYIVSGNAVGVLGVLTNRPYSYTVRCDSAVQAYYITLPIIKEAFNLAPHPIMGLEASMWREIGIKMSMMVLPTVPAYHSWPVEKLSMRLEHAFVPCLKAFKVFVVNELMEDIVLLDGICQDLATREVFQPPSYIPRTAHRLIFPKSSQLMVSGSCPETKLMIVPSKDSDELDIMEDEVDDLQCELISNVSSRCLYHRVARRVSVESRAPSARRGRGKRRRGGKRVNYRESVWGKQISSQMIGGASEREMTSKYYKPSVADVPEKLEPTKPKGVQVMGPTRSNTGSSLQQSEEELYNTMLSKLKRPSTGNRNMK; from the exons CGCTACATCGACAGATTTGGTCCTGGACGTGATTGATGCTCTCACGACTTGGGACAAATGGAGTAACGTGAACTCCAGCTTCATAACCGCGACCAAACTGCTCAGGATGCTACGGTTCCTTAGACTGTGCAAGCTGGCCAG GGTATCAGTTCCAAAGATCATGGCTTACATTGACCGTATGATCGACATCCAATTGGCGTTTGGATACGACGTCGGTAAG GGGTTCGTGACTGGTGCACAGGAGGTGTGCACACTGTTGCCTCAGCTGGTTGACAACAAACAGATACATGACATGCTCACTACCAAACTGGATAGTGATAG GTTGGCAGTGACCCGTCAGCTAGGTCTGCTCCAGCGCGACCGGCCGTGGACAGCCATCACCGTGAAGACGCGACAGGCGACCACCTCCACTCTTAATATTATGATACTTGATGCCATGCAGCTTAAGGAAGAAG GATTTCTGGACGAAATGGAATATAAGCTATTGCTAAACGCGATTCAGGAGAAGATTCAGTTATGTCGTCACAAGGGGAGCCTGGTGGCCCCCTCGTCTCCTGAG ACTCAACTCCGCGCCGTCTCGTGGTTGCAAGGAAACGAGAGGATTGCTGAGTTCTTTCTAGAAAACTCTGAAATACTCAACTTTAATATCAACGATATTTTGATATCTAGAG GTGATGAACCGAAAGGCATGTATATCCTGGTGTCAGGTCTTCTGGAGGCCACGTACATACCCCCGGATGATGAAATGGATGAAGCCATACCTAACTACGAGTTCTTCACCGACCTCAAGTTTGCGGAGCCAAGCCAGGACTATATTGTGTCCGGTAATGCTGTTGGTGTGTTGGGG GTGTTAACAAACCGGCCTTATAGCTACACAGTGCGGTGCGACTCCGCCGTGCAAGCTTACTACATCACGCTGCCGATCATTAAGGAGGCGTTTAATCTAGCCCCGCATCCCATAATGGG CCTTGAGGCGTCTATGTGGCGGGAGATAGGCATCAAGATGTCCATGATGGTGCTGCCGACGGTGCCGGCGTACCACAGCTGGCCGGTGGAGAAGCTCAGCATGAGGCTGGAACACGCCTTCGTGCCGTGTCTTAAAGCGTTTAAG GTGTTCGTGGTAAACGAATTGATGGAAGACATAGTGTTGCTGGATGGCATCTGCCAGGACCTGGCCACCAGGGAGGTGTTCCAGCCGCCTTCTTATATACCTAG GACCGCCCACCGCCTGATCTTCCCGAAGTCCTCGCAGCTGATGGTGTCCGGCTCGTGCCCGGAGACCAAGCTCATGATCGTGCCCTCCAAGGACTCGGATGAGCTGGACATCATGGAGGATGAGGTCGACGATCTTCAGTGTGAACTG ATATCGAATGTATCATCCCGTTGCCTGTACCATCGCGTGGCTCGGCGGGTGTCAGTAGAGTCACGCGCGCCGTCAGCGCGACGCGGCCGCGGCAAGCGGCGCCGCGGGGGCAAGCGGGTCAACTACAGGGAGTCCGTTTGGGGCAAGCAAATAT CCTCGCAAATGATCGGTGGCGCTAGCGAGAGGGAAATGACGTCAAAGTATTACAAGCCAAGCGTCGCAGATGTG CCTGAAAAACTGGAGCCGACAAAGCCAAAAG GTGTCCAGGTGATGGGCCCTACGAGGAGTAACACCGGCTCATCCCTGCAACAATCAGAGGAGGAG ttatacaACACAATGCTATCGAAACTGAAGAGGCCTTCAACTGGAAACAGGAACATGAAATAG
- the LOC113506213 gene encoding death-associated protein 1-like has product MSSVEETSQLKAGHPPAVKAGGMRITQHKTPHSKDGKEPANEDLTGLSGPSPVPSNPVSISGAPNRGNADFTPEAAQVAHSPKPPAHINFKPQTNIQQPRK; this is encoded by the exons atgtcGTCCGTTGAAGAAACTTCTCAACTTAAAGCTGGACATCCCCCGGCAG TGAAAGCTGGTGGCATGAGGATCACACAGCACAAGACCCCTCATTCAAAAGATGGCAAAGAACCAGCAAATGAAGACTTAACCGGTCTATCTGGACCATCACCCGTGCCTTCCAACCCCGTGTCTATCTCAGGAGCACCCAATAGAGGCAATGCAGACTTCACTCCGGAAGCTGCGCAAGTGGCCCACAGTCCTAAGCCTCCGGCACATATTAACTTTAAGCCCCAGACCAATATCCAACAGCCCAGGAAGTAG
- the LOC113506212 gene encoding protein tyrosine phosphatase domain-containing protein 1-like translates to CCRRVTDDILAMARPSTANIAARNIIQQFHSWGIRTVINLQTPGEHASCGPPLTKSGFTYDPTIFMANDIYYYNFAWPDYGEASLSGLLNMAKVLSFALQEGRVAIHCHAGLGRTGVLIACYLVYSLRIRANDAIRLVRKKRPKSVQTSGQILCVQQFEHYILPQTVVFSSKETLNLTKDRKTSEFTLKQYLYRQHATLHGLEERAFRELPKIVYCLCERLLKLCGCSQSVGMDFRVKNKPFFKSFMVYKLRKSKPPDPTTPEEAATELDHIASLPMVEWRDPVQEDIERNLETVTRITGTSTNGSIPAVQIYEAFTVDHHSLPEERQKHLKQLRNDINQHREAFDKINSESDPTILTGLLFEWLEGLKQPVLDREDLSIIVGRAYNVESCILALTLEDIMLIEYLLRFVTRLRPLAANKKVDILKRLLASLTHQTIGINGRCLPTRKDFQRLRDGTCSQVINFMLRMIVELQKDMMKPGKDDADVVVPSRRIRIRAWK, encoded by the exons CTGGGGTATTCGTACGGTGATCAACCTGCAGACGCCGGGGGAGCACGCCAGCTGCGGGCCTCCGCTCACCAAGTCAGGGTTCACGTATGACCCCACTATCTTTATGGCTAATGACA TATATTACTACAACTTTGCCTGGCCGGACTACGGCGAGGCGAGTTTGAGCGGCCTCCTCAACATGGCAAAGGTCTTATCATTCGCCCTTCAAGAAGGAAGAGTTGCCATACACTGTCATGCag GCCTAGGCAGAACAGGCGTGTTGATAGCCTGCTACCTTGTCTACTCGCTCCGCATCAGAGCCAACGACGCCATCCGGCTCGTTCGCAAGAAGAGGCCCAAGTCAGTCCAGACGTCAGGACAAATACTCTGCGTGCAGCAGTTTGAGCACTATATACTGCCGCAGACAGTCGTCTTTAGTTCCAA GGAAACTTTAAACCTGACCAAAGACAGGAAGACCTCTGAGTTCacgttaaaacaatatttgtatagaCAACACGCAACGCTGCATGGACTGGAAGAAAGAGCTTTCAGAGAGCTGCCTAAA ATAGTGTACTGTCTCTGTGAACGCCTGCTAAAGCTGTGCGGGTGCAGCCAGAGCGTCGGGATGGACTTCCGAGTTAAGAACAAGCCGTTCTTCAAGTCCTTCATGGTGTACAAACTGAGGAAGAGCAAGCCTCCCGATCCCACCACACCGGAAGAAGCTGCCACGGAACTGG ATCACATAGCCTCACTACCCATGGTGGAGTGGCGCGATCCCGTGCAGGAAGACATAGAGCGGAACCTGGAGACCGTCACCAGGATAACAGGCACATCCACCAACGGCAGCATACCGGCCGTGCAGATATACGAG gcaTTCACAGTAGACCATCATAGTCTTCCAGAAGAAAGgcaaaaacatttgaaacagCTGAGAAATGACATCAATCAACACAGAGAGGCCTTTGATAAGATCAACTCAGAG AGCGACCCTACAATTCTAACAGGTCTGCTGTTCGAGTGGCTCGAAGGCCTGAAGCAGCCTGTCTTGGACCGAGAAGACTTGTCTATCATCGTCGGCAGAGCTTACAATGTGGAGTCCTGTATACTGGCCTTGACTTtg GAAGATATAATGCTGATAGAGTACCTCCTTCGCTTCGTAACACGTCTGCGTCCGCTCGCGGCCAACAAGAAAGTGGACATCCTGAAGAGGCTACTCGCCTCACTCACACATCAAACTATCGGTATTAACGGACGATGTCTTCCTACCCGCAAG gactTCCAGAGACTAAGAGACGGCACATGCAGCCAAGTGATAAACTTCATGCTGCGAATGATAGTCGAACTGCAGAAGGATATGATGAAGCCAGGCAAAGATGACGCCGATGTGGTCGTGCCTAGCCGTAGGATTAGGATAAGAGCTTGGAAATAA